One genomic window of Anguilla anguilla isolate fAngAng1 chromosome 13, fAngAng1.pri, whole genome shotgun sequence includes the following:
- the LOC118210649 gene encoding amphoterin-induced protein 1-like — translation MPLPCFVGQPLPGSSSLVSRSLLRLLPLALLLPWATASTLNCHKTCICASNIVSCSKMNLTSIPAPLPIYTAVLDVSYNGIARLSAEWTTVELTKLHNLLLSHNGMHFISTEAFLYVTHVRYLDLSSNRLRQLDESMFEPLEHLEVLLLYKNRISQIDRLAFTGLAKLQKLYLSQNQVSRFPLELVREKTRLERLSLLDVSSNRVKVLPIPELKALPAWIKNGLYFHDNPFACNCELYNMLAHWHIRQLTSAVDFKDDYTCILPGPKKTTVAVFDLNRDYLNCSTVKAEDQETYLEETLILNCDTRHRVMNKTWMIPGNVLLTPGGNRSARVLADVNGRLEIASVQLEDSGIYTCFAVSEAFNETLYVTVKVHNFTLDGSSETLNTAYTTLIGCLASVILVLIYLYLTPCRCPCHSKAKGQQEDSIHSSMLSAAPSHEDLGTKAGLSRHVAFLDPRDLRGQNGKVKPDAGEDLENRERDGRRDRGLRKKSDAESISSVCSDTPIVV, via the coding sequence ATGCCGCTTCCTTGCTTCGTCGGGCAGCCATTGCCGGGCTCCTCCTCCCTCGTCTCCAGGAGCCTcctcaggctcctccccctcgccctGCTGCTGCCCTGGGCGACCGCGTCGACTCTCAACTGCCACAAGACGTGCATCTGCGCCAGCAACATCGTCAGTTGCTCCAAGATGAATCTGACCAGCATTCCCGCCCCGTTGCCCATCTACACCGCCGTGCTGGACGTGAGCTACAACGGCATCGCGCGCCTGAGTGCCGAGTGGACCACGGTCGAGCTGACCAAGCTCCACAACCTGCTCCTCAGCCACAACGGCATGCACTTCATCTCCACCGAGGCCTTCCTGTACGTCACCCACGTGCGCTACCTGGACCTGTCCTCCAACCGGCTGCGGCAGCTGGACGAGTCCATGTTCGAGCCCCTCGAGCACCTGGAGGTGCTGCTGCTCTACAAGAACCGCATCTCCCAGATCGACCGCCTGGCCTTCACGGGCCTCGCTAAACTGCAGAAGCTCTACCTGAGCCAGAACCAGGTGTCCCGCTTCCCCTTGGAGCTGGTCCGGGAGAAGACGCGGCTGGAGAGGCTCAGCCTGCTGGACGTCTCCTCCAACAGGGTCAAGGTCCTGCCCATTCCGGAGCTCAAGGCCCTGCCCGCGTGGATCAAGAACGGGCTCTACTTCCACGACAACCCTTTCGCCTGCAACTGTGAGCTCTACAACATGCTGGCCCACTGGCACATACGGCAGCTGACCTCCGCCGTCGACTTCAAGGACGACTACACCTGCATCCTGCCGGGCCCGAAGAAGACCACGGTGGCCGTCTTCGACCTGAACAGGGACTACCTGAACTGCAGCACGGTCAAGGCGGAGGACCAGGAGACCTACCTGGAGGAGACGCTCATCCTCAACTGCGACACTCGGCACAGGGTCATGAACAAGACCTGGATGATCCCCGGAAACGTGCTGTTGACCCCCGGCGGCAACCGCAGCGCCAGGGTCCTCGCGGACGTCAACGGCAGGCTGGAGATCGCCTCGGTGCAGCTGGAGGACTCCGGCATCTACACCTGCTTCGCCGTGAGCGAGGCATTCAACGAGACCCTCTACGTGACCGTGAAGGTGCACAACTTCACCCTCGACGGCAGCAGCGAGACCCTCAACACGGCATACACCACGCTGATCGGCTGCCTGGCCAGCGTGATCCTGGTGCTCATCTACCTGTACCTGACGCCCTGCCGGTGCCCGTGCCACAGCAAGGCCAAGGGCCAGCAGGAGGACAGCATCCACTCCTCCATGCTCAGCGCTGCTCCCTCCCACGAGGACCTGGGCACCAAGGCCGGCCTCAGCAGGCACGTGGCGTTCCTCGACCCCAGGGACCTGCGGGGGCAAAACGGGAAGGTCAAACCGGACGCGGGGGAGGACCTGGAGAACCGGGAGCGGGACGGCCGACGGGACAGGGGCCTGAGGAAGAAGTCGGACGCCGAGTCGATCAGCTCCGTCTGCTCGGACACCCCCATCGTGGTCTGA